Proteins encoded together in one Penaeus vannamei isolate JL-2024 chromosome 9, ASM4276789v1, whole genome shotgun sequence window:
- the LOC113812713 gene encoding tektin-4, translating to MKNRLQVALFALELPERNNEECHHIRTFRRGVDRTRDPVTQTLTKETEVLRAGRALLTQTLQETEAQIKRLLEVKRLLEHDWSDKQEAFQLDHSAAKLVNHAVKAQFKPVSAALHEGTSAPESWRLRSAQHMDVCRREITSGTQLRGASDQALREVARDSEAAAEATDVAFNTRLRELEEAKAKLVTKDGMLRKEIAEEENSIASIRQSLQDKESPLQVAQSRHWTRSFRPGADRCLDQPHYRLKDELDELPQSIESLRQRLRTSEDTLEELHRLHEDFSKDILNREHTISLERRCVTVRSLRQTQEKLQGL from the exons ATGAAGAACAGGCTGcag GTGGCACTCTTCGCCCTGGAGCTGCCGGAGCGCAACAACGAGGAGTGCCACCACATCCGCACCTTCAGGAGGGGAGTCGACCGCACGCGAGACCCCGTCACTCAGACGCTCACCAAG GAGACCGAGGTGCTGCGAGCCGGGCGCGCCCTCCTGACGCAGACGCTGCAGGAGACGGAAGCCCAGATCAAGAGGCTGCTGGAGGTAAAGAGACTGCTGGAGCACGACTGGTCGGACAAGCAGGAGGCCTTTCAGCTCGACCACTCGGCGGCCAAGCTTGTTAACCACGCTGTCAAGGCACAGTTTAAG cCTGTCTCCGCCGCCCTCCACGAAGGAACCTCCGCCCCCGAGAGCTGGCGCCTCCGCAGCGCACAGCACATGGACGTCTGTCGGAGGGAAATCACGAGTGGCACTCAGCTGAGGGGCGCGTCGGATCAG GCGCTGAGAGAGGTGGCAAGAGATTCGGAAGCGGCCGCGGAAGCTACGGACGTTGCCTTCAACACCCGTTTGAGAGAACTTGAGGAAGCCAAAGCAAAGCTCGTCACCAAAGATGGGATG TTGCGAAAGGAAATAGCGGAGGAGGAGAATAGCATCGCCTCAATTCGCCAGAGTctgcaggacaaggagtcgccgCTGCAGGTGGCCCAAAGCCGCCACTGGACTCGTTCCTTCAGACCCGGGGCAGACCGCTGTTTAGATCAACCCCATTacag ACTCAAGGACGAACTTGACGAGCTGCCCCAGAGCATCGAATCCCTTCGCCAGCGCCTGAGGACCAGCGAGGACACGCTGGAGGAGCTGCATCGCCTCCACGAGGACTTTTCCAAGGACATCCTCAACAGGGAACACACCATCAGCTTAGAGCGCCGCTGCGTCACCGTCAGGAGCCTCAGGCAGACTCAGGAGAAGCTTCAAGGACTGtaa
- the LOC113812714 gene encoding serine-rich adhesin for platelets yields the protein MAPIQKHFSSHVEENSSSASSKAFTTSSSFHTVKTSSSHNSAIASESKTATNSDQPQARISLLENQADREVMLPITSRGHFHHDSFFENLRQQFDTAVRDMLDLWDSRSPFEDDLLSYRRMRDLNLTEETQALSVSQDKTSHQVVIDVRDFMDGDIKVKVVDDSELVIEGSVEKRQDGAVSKKTFCRRFSFPGLLSEDAVSSSMSADGVLTVTVPKKTSLTNNKEGQTIKITASHKKSADATKTHTNITNNVEIKQVSVEGKTSRSSEVKVQEDQTQSTESQNTQDSSDSTQANPLASFHLLPISERGPFFRDSFFQDTRKQFQEAVDQVLKEWGQVDSASDHMNMYRNLRKQNLQEENQAVAFSEDHQCYKIVVDAQDFKEGDVKVKVVDENELTIEGNLEIKRDDSVSSKSFFRRFCFPGLVSADTVTSGMSSDGILTVTVPKTTSGSKASAVSEASTSQVSQTSSQNTEGKRTLTKVSKSEQQSFRSQYQNTSTRRTEATSSLANKITSEENQEGANSRICESGSSLLESTQSSKDAVDDQWLPISSKGQFFSDSFFEDVRKDFETAVNEVLSRHDIMRSANDELSCYRSLRERELKDETQAMKTTEDQHGFKVVLDVHDFMNEDVKVKVVDNKEVVVEGRAEKNDGTLRSSKSFCRRFTLPGAVDMNAVTSAMSSDGVLTITAPKVHRESTILRFQKLLDLFVYRKSKMAPIQKHFSSHVEENSSSASSKAFTTSSSFHTVKTSSSHNSAIASESKTATNSDQPQTRISLLENQADREVMLPITSRGHFHHDSFFENLRQQFDTAVRDMLDLWDSRSSFEDDLLSYRRMRDLNLTEETQALSVSQDNTSHQVVIDVRDFMDGDIKVKVVDDSELVIEGSVEKRQDGAVSKKTFCRRFSFPGLLSEDAVSSSMSADGVLTVTVPKKISLTNNMEGQTIKITASHKKSADATKTHTNTTNNVETKQVSVEGKTSKSSGVKVQEDQTQSTESQNTQDSSDSTQANPLASFHLLPISERGPFFRDSFFQDTRKQFQEAVDQVLKEWGQVDSASDHMNMYRNLRKQNLQEENQAVAFSEDHQCYKIVVDVQDFKEGDVKVKVVDENELTIEGNLEVKRDDSVSSKSFFRRFCFPGLVSADTVTSGMSSDGILTVTVPKTTSGSKASAVSEASTSQVSQTSSQNTEEKQTLTKVSKSEQQSFRSQYQNTSTRRTEATSSLANKITSEENQEGANSRICESGSSLLESTQSSKDAVDDQWLPISSKGQFFSDSFFEDVRKDFETAVNEVLSRHDIMRSANDELSCYRSLRERELKDETQAMKTTEDQHGFKVVLDVHDFMNEDVRVKVVDNKEVVVEGRAEKNDGTLRSSKSFCRRFTLPGAVDMNAVTSAMSSDGVLTITAPKV from the exons ATGGCCCCAATTCAGAAGCACTTCTCTTCTCACGTTGAGGAGAACTCAAGCAGCGCAAGCAGCAAGGCCTTCACGACCAGCAGTTCCTTCCACACAGTCAAAACGTCTTCATCCCACAACAGTGCAATTGCCAGTGAAAGCAAAACAGCCACGAACAGTGATCAGCCACAGGCACGCATCTCCCTCCTTGAAAACCAGGCTGACCGAGAGGTTATGCTGCCCATCACCTCACGGGGTCATTTCCACCACGACTCTTTCTTCGAGAATCTCCGCCAGCAGTTCGATACGGCCGTGCGAGACATGCTGGATCTGTGGGATTCACGCTCACCCTTCGAGGACGACCTTCTCTCCTACAGACGAATGCGAGATCTCAACCTCACGGAAGAGACTCAGGCTCTCTCCGTCAGCCAAGACAAAACGTCGCATCAG GTCGTGATTGACGTGCGCGACTTCATGGACGGCGACAtcaaggtgaaggtggtggacgACAGCGAACTGGTGATCGAAGGCAGCGTCGAAAAGCGACAAGATGGCGCCGTCTCGAAGAAGACTTTCTGTCGACGCTTCTCATTCCCGGGTCTCTTGAGCGAAGACGCTGTGTCCTCGTCCATGTCGGCAGATGGAGTTCTTACTGTCACTGTTCCAAAGAAG ACTTCCTTGACAAACAACAAGGAGGGCCAAACTATCAAAATTACTGCCTCGCACAAAAAGTCTGCAGATGCTACAAAGACTCATACGAACATCACCAACAACGTCGAAATAAAACAAGTTAGTGTCGAAGGGAAAACATCAAGATCGTCTGAAGTGAAAGTGCAAGAGGATCAGACTCAGTCGACGGAGTCTCAGAACACGCAGGACTCGAGCGATTCGACGCAGGCCAACCCACTtgcttccttccaccttcttcccatTTCGGAAAGAGGGCCTTTCTTCCGCGATTCCTTCTTCCAGGACACTCGAAAGCAATTCCAAGAAGCCGTCGACCAAGTCCTCAAAGAGTGGGGACAAGTGGACTCTGCGAGCGACCACATGAACATGTACAGGAACTTGCGAAAGCAGAACTTGCAGGAAGAGAACCAAGCCGTCGCCTTCAGCGAGGACCACCAGTGTTATAAG ATTGTGGTGGACGCACAAGACTTCAAGGAAGGCGACGTCAAGGTCAAGGTGGTGGACGAGAATGAGCTAACAATCGAAGGCAATTTGGAGATCAAGCGAGACGATTCCGTGTCCAGCAAGAGTTTCTTCCGCCGTTTCTGCTTCCCAGGACTCGTGAGCGCCGACACCGTGACGTCCGGGATGTCATCTGACGGCATCCTCACCGTTACTGTACCAAAG ACAACATCGGGATCGAAGGCCAGTGCGGTTTCTGAAGCGTCAACATCTCAGGTTTCCCAGACTTCATCTCAAAACACAGAAGGAAAACGAACTCTCACAAAGGTATCCAAATCAGAACAGCAGAGTTTTCGTTCCCAGTATCAGAATACATCTACCAGAAGGACTGAAGCGACATCGTCACTCGCAAACAAAATTACAAGTGAAGAAAACCAGGAAGGCGCCAATAGTAGAATCTGTGAAAGCGGAAGCTCGCTTCTAGAAAGCACACAATCAAGCAAGGACGCAGTGGACGACCAGTGGCTTCCCATCTCCTCGAAGGGTCAGTTCTTCTCTGATTCCTTCTTCGAAGACGTCCGTAAGGACTTCGAAACGGCTGTCAATGAAGTCCTCAGCAGGCATGACATCATGAGGAGTGCCAACGACGAACTCTCCTGCTACCGAAGTCTCCGGGAACGTGAGCTCAAGGATGAGACTCAGGCGATGAAGACCACGGAAGATCAACACGGATTTAAG GTGGTGTTGGACGTCCACGACTTCATGAACGAAGACGTCAAAGTGAAGGTGGTGGACaacaaggaggtggtggtggaaggtcgTGCGGAGAAGAACGACGGAACGTTGAGGTCAAGCAAGAGCTTCTGTCGACGCTTCACTCTTCCTGGCGCAGTGGACATGAATGCTGTCACCTCAGCCATGTCATCCGATGGTGTTCTCACCATCACTGCGCCCAAGGTT CACCGCGAATCAACGATCCTCCGTTTTCAAAAGCTTCTTGATCTATTTGTATACAGAAAGAGCAAAATGGCCCCAATTCAGAAGCACTTCTCTTCTCACGTTGAAGAGAACTCAAGCAGCGCAAGCAGCAAGGCCTTCACGACCAGCAGTTCCTTCCACACAGTCAAAACGTCTTCGTCCCACAACAGTGCAATTGCCAGTGAAAGCAAAACAGCCACGAACAGTGATCAGCCACAGACACGCATCTCCCTCCTTGAAAACCAGGCTGACCGAGAAGTTATGCTGCCCATCACCTCACGGGGTCATTTCCACCACGACTCTTTCTTCGAGAATCTCCGCCAGCAGTTCGATACAGCCGTGCGAGACATGCTGGATCTGTGGGATTCACGCTCATCCTTCGAGGACGACCTTCTCTCCTACAGACGAATGCGAGATCTCAACCTCACGGAAGAGACTCAGGCTCTCTCCGTCAGCCAAGACAACACGTCGCATCAG GTCGTGATTGACGTGCGCGACTTCATGGACGGCGACAtcaaggtgaaggtggtggacgACAGTGAACTGGTGATCGAAGGCAGCGTCGAGAAGCGACAAGATGGCGCCGTCTCCAAGAAGACTTTCTGTCGACGCTTCTCATTCCCGGGTCTCTTGAGCGAAGACGCTGTGTCCTCGTCCATGTCGGCAGATGGAGTTCTTACTGTCACTGTTCCAAAGAAG ATTTCATTGACAAACAACATGGAGGGCCAAACTATCAAAATCACTGCCTCGCACAAAAAGTCTGCAGATGCTACAAAGACTCACACGAACACCACCAACAACGTCGAAACGAAACAAGTTAGTGTCGAAGGAAAAACGTCAAAATCGTCTGGAGTGAAAGTGCAAGAGGATCAGACTCAGTCGACGGAGTCTCAGAACACGCAGGACTCGAGCGACTCGACGCAGGCCAACCCACTtgcttccttccaccttcttcccatTTCGGAAAGAGGGCCTTTCTTCCGCGATTCCTTCTTCCAGGACACTCGAAAGCAATTCCAAGAAGCCGTCGACCAAGTCCTCAAAGAGTGGGGACAAGTGGACTCTGCGAGCGACCACATGAACATGTACAGGAACTTGCGAAAGCAGAACTTGCAGGAAGAGAACCAAGCCGTCGCCTTCAGCGAGGACCACCAGTGTTATAAG ATTGTGGTGGATGTACAAGACTTCAAGGAAGGCGACGTCAAGGTCAAGGTGGTGGACGAGAATGAGCTAACAATCGAAGGCAATTTGGAGGTCAAGCGAGACGATTCCGTGTCCAGCAAGAGTTTCTTCCGCCGTTTCTGCTTCCCAGGACTCGTGAGCGCCGACACCGTGACGTCCGGGATGTCATCTGACGGCATCCTCACTGTTACTGTACCAAAG ACAACATCGGGATCGAAGGCCAGTGCGGTTTCTGAAGCGTCAACATCTCAGGTTTCCCAGACTTCATCTcaaaacacagaagaaaaacaaactctCACAAAGGTATCCAAATCAGAACAGCAAAGTTTTCGTTCCCAGTATCAGAATACATCTACCAGAAGGACTGAAGCGACATCGTCACTCGCAAACAAAATTACAAGTGAGGAAAACCAAGAAGGCGCCAATAGTAGAATCTGTGAAAGCGGAAGCTCACTTCTAGAAAGCACACAGTCAAGCAAGGACGCAGTGGACGACCAGTGGCTTCCCATCTCCTCGAAGGGTCAGTTCTTCTCTGATTCCTTCTTCGAAGACGTCCGTAAGGACTTCGAAACGGCTGTCAACGAAGTCCTCAGCAGGCATGACATCATGAGGAGTGCCAACGACGAACTCTCCTGCTACCGAAGTCTCCGGGAACGTGAGCTCAAGGATGAGACTCAGGCGATGAAGACCACGGAAGATCAACACGGATTTAAG GTGGTGTTGGACGTTCACGACTTCATGAACGAAGACGTCAGAGTGAAGGTGGTGGACaacaaggaggtggtggtggaaggtcgTGCGGAGAAGAACGACGGAACGTTGAGGTCAAGCAAGAGCTTCTGTCGACGCTTCACTCTTCCTGGCGCAGTGGACATGAATGCTGTCACCTCCGCCATGTCCTCCGACGGTGTCCTCACCATCACCGCGCCCAAAGTTTGA
- the LOC113820679 gene encoding heat shock protein 22 — translation MAPIQMYVPSPVQEQSGSASDRIGTFGGFEERNSHENHRPTFSEDNQCYKIVVDVEAFMESGVRFDVVNENELIIESCAENGEGNSASRKGFYRRFLFPSLVSVDTVRSVLSRDGLLTITVAKKVTSDLSTGDIS, via the exons ATGGCTCCGATTCAGATGTACGTCCCATCCCCTGTGCAGGAACAATCCGGCTCAGCGAGTGACCGCATTGGCACATTTGGAGGCTTTGAGGAACGTAATTCGCACGAAAACCATAGGCCTACTTTTAGCGAGGACAACCAGTGCTACAAG ATCGTGGTGGACGTGGAGGCCTTCATGGAGAGCGGCGTGAGGTTCGACGTGGTGAACGAGAACGAGCTGATCATCGAGAGCTGCGCGGAGAACGGCGAAGGGAACTCCGCCTCGAGGAAGGGCTTCTACCGCCGGTTCCTCTTCCCGAGCCTCGTCAGCGTTGATACTGTGCGGTCAGTGTTGTCCCGCGACGGCCTCCTCACCATCACCGTAGCTAAGAAG GTAACATCTGATTTAAGCACTGGAGACATTTCATAG
- the LOC138862586 gene encoding uncharacterized protein, with protein sequence MQRDSPFPIAEKELFFHDSFFGDIQKYFETAVELILDMWGETKAMNDLTSGFTPVVLDAQDFKSGDVKVRVEGNQVVVEGRVEKEEGDFKSMKSFCRRFNFPGKVDMEECLAKIFTKLFPREDFPKVFFLRRSFPSPASPFAGVFSVRRTRDEPSNFAFVFNPFS encoded by the exons ATGCAAAGAGATTCCCCTTTCCCCATAGCCGAGAAGGAACTTTTCTTCCATGATTCTTTCTTTGGGGATATCCAGAAGTACTTTGAGACAGCTGTCGAACTAATCCTTGATATGTGGGGAGAAACCAAAGCCATGAATGACCTCACGAGTGGCTTTACACCT GTGGTATTGGATGCCCAAGACTTCAAGAGTGGAGACGTTAAGGTCAGAGTGGAAGGCAatcaggtggtggtggaaggtcgagtggaaaaggaagagggcgatTTCAAGTCCATGAAAAGTTTTTGTCGACGTTTCAACTTCCCAGGCAAAGTGGACATGGAG GAATGCCTGGCGAAGATTTTTACAAAGCTCTTTCCTCGTGAGGATTTTCCCAAGGTCTTCTTCCTCAGGAGGTCTTTTCCATCTCCGGCGAGTCCATTCGCCGGCGTCTTCAGTGTTCGGCGCACACGAGACGAGCCTTCTAATTTTGCATTTGTGTTCAATCCATTTTCTTAA
- the LOC138862614 gene encoding protein lethal(2)essential for life-like has protein sequence MTKMENENTVSHEATTGESPKGKEDSLLPIAEKGLFFHDSFFEDIRKHFETAIDQMLDSWGEAKSVSDLMSSYRRVRDRNLQQENQVMAFSEDDQNHKVVLDVHDFKSGDVKVRVEDNQVVVEGRVEKEEGDFKSMKSFCRHFNFPGKVDMEAVTSAMSSDGVLTITAPKVIEKA, from the exons ATGACCAAAATGGAGAACGAAAATACTGTGTCTCACGAAGCGACGACTGGAGAATCTCCCAAAGGCAAAGAGGATTCACTTCTCCCCATTGCTGAGAAGGGACTTTTCTTCCACGATTCCTTCTTCGAGGATATTCGGAAGCACTTTGAGACAGCCATCGACCAAATGCTGGATTCTTGGGGAGAAGCCAAATCCGTGAGTGATCTGATGAGTAGCTACAGACGTGTAAGAGACCGCAATTTGCAGCAGGAGAACCAAGTCATGGCCTTCAGCGAAGACGACCAGAATCACAAG GTTGTACTGGATGTTCATGACTTCAAGAGTGGAGACGTTAAGGTCAGAGTGGAAGACAATCAGGTGGTAGTGGAAGGtcgagtggaaaaggaagagggcgacTTCAAGTCCATGAAAAGCTTCTGTCGACATTTCAACTTCCCAGGCAAAGTGGACATGGAGGCCGTGACTTCCGCAATGTCTTCCGATGGCGTGTTGACTATCACGGCTCCTAAGGTTATAGAGAAAGCGTGA